In Myotis daubentonii chromosome 11, mMyoDau2.1, whole genome shotgun sequence, the genomic window aaacaAAGTatataagcagaacagaaacaggctcatacGGTAGATATGGAGAACATATTGTCATttcccagatgggagaggggttgggTGGGGCTAGGTGAaaaaatgaagggattaagaagtacaaactgggaGTTACAGcatagttatggggatgtaaagtacagtagagggaatatagtcaataatactgtaataactatgtatggtgttagatgggtactagatttattgagagtgatcacttcataagatacataataaatgtctaatcactgatttgtacatctaaaactaatataatattgtacatcaactgcaattgaaaaataaaaaattatttaaaaaaagagaaagaaatcccTGTGTTCACATCACCAGCTTCAACAATGATCAGAGCTATCTGGTCTCATCTTCACTTCCTCCACCCACTCAGAATTATTCTGAAGCAAGAGCTAGAGATCCTATCACTTGCAcccataaatattttagtatatatttctaaaacaaagaactctcaaaataattataatgCTAAAACTATCAAACCTAAAAAAAGGggataatttcttaaaattactACATTATCTGGTCAGTATTCAAATCTGTCCAATggtctcttaaaatattttaatagtgtgTAAATCAGAATCCCAGTCCTATACATCCATTGGCTGCTATGGTTTTTAAGCCTTTTAATCCATaggttctctttctttttaaatacagcttttaaaaaatgttttagaattgaagtataatttatatacaatagaatgaaaaaaatttaagtgtagAGTTGGTGAGTTTTGGTAAATGCCCGTGTAACCACCCCCCAAATTAAGACACAGAACATTTCTAACCACCCAGTAAACCCACAACTCCCCATCCTTCCAGATAATCTCCCCAGCCGAGGCAACGCTTCTCTTCACACAGCTTAGGGCTTTTTAAGCCTTTTCCAATCAAGGCCCAACTGCTCAAGCAGGCACTGGAGGATACTTCTTGATGAGTGTGGATAGATTCTTCTTGCCTGTGGGATTTTTTCCTGCTCAGCTTCTACCGCCTACTCATTCAGAGTGGTCTAGTGACTTAATTACTCCCACTTCAGTGACCTTCTCTAGTAGATTGTTCTACAGGCCTGCAATTTCGGCTGCCTTTGCCAGTTAAATTCTACCCACACTCTAATCAAGACTTGGCCCCAATTCTCTCTCCTCTATAGTTTTTTCCTATGACACGATTCCACTGACACCTCTTTTCTCCCCTCCTTGTCCTGACCAAAATATAGACTGCCCTCTGTTTTCTCTGTTTCATGTGAGTCTCCTCCTTGAGAATGTAAGCTTGAGTCTCTCCCGGCCATGTTCATATCTGGTGTGCTCTTCAGTGCTTAAAATAGCACCGGACAATAGAAAGCCTTTGGTAAGTGCCTATGTAATTCAACTGAAAGTCACGAGGATTCTGTTTAGGCTGACTAGCAAAGGCAAAGAACAACATTAAATATTAAACCAATTCCCATTCACTGAAATCAGAGGGAACTTATCACCTTTATTGACAGAAAATGTTTCTCAGATGGTACTGAAACTCTGGCTGATCTTAAATGGCCCGCAAACAGCGGTCTGGACTCGTCAGGCCCATCGTAGTTATAGGGCACACACAAGATCACACGTGCACTAGCATGAGACTGTGACAGATGACTGCTGTGTTTAAGTAAAACACAGGGAAAGGGCAGCCAAGAAAGCCAAAATTAAGCGGCCAAGAAAATTCAATGGCCTCAACCTCAGCCGCCTTTCAAAATCACCTGAGTTGGAGGtggcacttttaaaaattacagatgtAATGAACCATCTGCAGATGGGCCTAAATATTAGTTAGTTTGTTTTTAACAgctccccaagtgattctaatgagCACCCAGGACTGAGAAGCACTGGATTAAATTAGCCAGTATAAAAACAAAACTCGGCTGCTAAAAACAAGAGTTTAGACTTCCATCTGGTTTCAATCCATCAACTTGGATCATGTGAATTCTTAGGAATTACTGGTAATTTAGTTATTAACAGGCCTGGACCCCTAATGGTAGGAACCCATGACAAGCAGTAAATACTACCAAACAATACGGGCAAAACAACAGGAGTAACATGAAGCACCCTCAGAATTCTGGCCTAGATGCTCCAACTCCCACCAAGTGGCAATGGTTTTCACCCGGGAGGTAAGTGAGCTGGGGAGTGGGCAACTTTGGTCATGAACTCAAAATTGCCACAAAGGCCAATAAAGCACTAGCCTCATTTTATGACTTGACCAGATGTAATGACTAAGAGAGCAAGTGATAGAAAATGTGATTTTCTTCTTGAAAATAAGAACCActttgaaacattaattggtaTTCTCAAGTGTACTTAGCGATTAATGTATGGATAGTTATACTAGCTCAGGCAaactataatgaaaaataagtaacctgaaaacatttttttttttttactttctttagaaATGTTAAAAGCAAActtatttggaagaaaaataattcaatgaaAAATAGAACTGGAGGAGTTTTAAAGAGATCACCTTCTCCAGTTTCCTCTGAGATGTTTACTCACCCAGAATGGGTATTAATGTAAGTAAAGAGCAGtgttttttttctagatctgttgatttttaaaaatttactaaaatagattttaaaagttgcTCTGTTCACACATTCCAGCTCCTCTGGCATgctaattcatatttttatttacaatgCCGAGTCCTTTCTGAAAACACAGCTAAGGAAAATTAACCATGTTACGGTGCCAATTTTGAGCTAGACACTGTGAtatgatttttaaagaacatttagcTTACTTGTCAAGAAGAGGTAGGATTGAAATTTCTGAATCATTACAGAGGCCACTCTATGATTTAGGTATTTTCACAAAGTATAAGAATTCAAAGGAATTTGAAATAGTACTTCTAGTTTTTCCAAGAAGAAAAGAGCTTGAACATGAATTCACCCTTGTCAGCCCACATGTGGGTTTGGGGAATAGACTGAGATTATTTATGAAGGATCACCTATTTCGGGTACCTTTtatgctttttttggggggggggggagggcggcggggaGAAGTATGTAGCTTTGGTGGAGAAGGGACAATCCCTTTCTGTTTCCAGGATCACCTCTCAAGCACCGCCTGAATGCCACTACAGGTGGTCACCAACATAGTCAACTTGAACTGGAGATGAAAAACTTACGTGGCCAGAGCTGCAGCTTAATAATTTCTAGGGCcactttaatattttcttgagaaAATGCCAGACAGCTGTTATGAATGTATCTAAAAGTGGGTACTCAGAAATTAAAACGTTAGAGTAGATTAAGAATCAGATTCTTCCTCACCACAACCCCACCCACATCTAATTACACACCATCCCAAGGCAACCCAGAAAACCCACACTGACAAGCTGCAGTAACTGAAGTTGGGTTGAGCAGAtgtgctctctgttcctcagATACAGCTAAGGTCCTCCTCTGTTCTCTAAGCTCATCCCCTCCCTTGCCTCAGAGAGCTGGATGCCAGCTGAACAATTCCAGCACTGTGTACGTGCACACTGTTTAGGGGCTAACATATACCACCAGAGGTAATCATTCATATTTCTGCTATATGTCTTGGCTTCCCAAGTCCTTCAAGGTGTGGGACCACTTGCTCTCTTTGTTGCAGTGCCATACTTTGCATATAGTCAATGCTGACTGCATAATTATCAATTAACCCCAAAGGAGAAGGGTACAGAGCAGACTTGGGacatctttattgagatatgagTGACTTGCTGTTTAGAAGAAGAATAAACAGCAGTAGCCATCATCCTCACTCAACAATCCCCTTTGTCATTTATGAATGGACGTCAGGGATTCAAAGCCATTTTGTTCTCACAAACCACTAATCTCTGTGCTTTGGCCAGAAATGAACTGCACATTGTAGGATTCATTCACAGTAGAGGCGTCAAAGTAAACCTGCACCTTTTCCCCAGGCTGCACGTGCATTTCACTAGTACCCACTGAACACAATAAAGCATCAGTTtaaaaaccaggaggtcacagtttgattcccactcaggcctggggttgcaggctccctcctcagtaaggggcgtgcaggaggcagctcatcaacgATTCTCTCGCATCTTTccatctccccctctctcccttcctctctgaaatctatatctatatttatatctatatctatatctatatctatctatctatctatctatttatctatttatctatctatctataatttttttttaaagaggaagatttttaaatgtgtcaACTAAAGGGCTCATCAACAGGGTGAACAGATTTTAAACTCTATAAAAGATTTTTCTCAGGACTGGAGTACTTTTCCCCAAGGTCTGAAACCGATCTAAAATTTCAATCCTTCTGAGGGTCACTATCCCCTTTGAGACTCTGATGAAAATTATGCACTTCCTTCATAAAAATTCCAAACACAAAAATGTTCACGAAGCTATGGACCCCAGGTTAAGAAGCCTCACTCTGAGGCTGTTTATTCCAACAATATTTCCCTGAAATAGGGCCTGGGGTGTGCCTATAgggttggtgatggtggtggtggatgaCAGCAGGAAACCCATGAACTTTGGAAAAGTTCCCCAGCTGAATCTGATGGGCAGTCTGGTGAAGAGCTAGTTTCGCATAAAAATTCTGCTgattgtcttatttcacttagcataatgctctccagttccatccatgctgtggcaaatggtaagagttccttcttttttacagcagcgtagtattccattgtgtagatgtatcacagttttctaatccattcatctgttgatgggcacttaggttgtttccaaatcttagctatataaaccagtcagagaaggataaataccacatgatctcactcatttgtggaatataatgaacaacataaactgattaacaaggactgatccagagacggagaggcattgcttggactgtcgggccttggaggaaaggtaggggagggtgggggtaaggggaagagatcaaccaaaggacttatatgcaagcatataggcctaaccaatggacacggacaatggggggggggggtgagggcataagcggggggggggggggtgagggcatgagcggggggggtaggggggtaacgtggggataaggacacatatgtaatatcttaataaaaaatatattttaaaaaaaattctgctgAAAGAGCCCCCTGCATGAAAAATCTAATGCATCCTTCTCATGACACAGAAGGACATGGAAGcccagtctctctctttctagaGTGATTCTCCAAGTTCCTGTACAGCCGGTACCAGAAGTCAGCTAACTACCTCATGCCAGTATACATATACTACAGAGTGCCAACAATATTTTGTTTGGCTTATTCTGATGCTATTGTAGCACTAATTAAaagacaattattattttttaaaaaaataggtaccAGGACAAGTAACTGGTAATTATTTGAACTAGGAGAAAACTAACTAAAAATGGTATTTTGTAACAATTTATTTCCCTGCTTTTGCTTTGGCTCACATCTCTCTGTCTACAAAACTGCTTTCACAATTATGGGAATGACTTCAAGTTCATAAACTTTTTAACAAACTTGAGATAACGAACAGGGCAAATGTGGAAGCTGATTTAAAACGCAGTTCTTTTGTTTGAGAATGAGAGGTGAATTTTCTATAACTCATGTGGCAGGCAGTTCAGTTCAACCATTATAGATAGTTTTGTTTGTGTTTCCTCAGAGACAGCTATAATATATTTAGAGTATTTGTAACTGCACGTCATTTGTCTAGAATTTTCTCTCCTGTTTCCTcttccagagagaaagaaaaaaaatgaaaagaaatattaaCCCACTCCTCAAACCAAAACAATCCAATTGATTTACAGGAAGCATAAACATTCTTTTCCTAAGGTTTCTTTGataacagaaacttatttcttCTTAAATTCTTAATTACAACCTACTTATCTACCTATAGAAATAATACATGGAAGTTCAATTGCTAggaataaaaaacatgttttataaaaCATGTCTATAAAAAGATGTTTTATAGAACATCTTTGGTCAGCACCAAATTCAGGAAAAATGTTTGTGATCTTTTACGGGACAAATGCATAGAATATGTATGATTcaacttttgtttaaaaaagtaTGTATCTAAAATAAGCCCCATTCACATACACACTTGTGTACACCAAGCACACACGAGGTTACCCCCTGGGGGCGTGAGGGAGAGGCTGTCCTTCTGAACCGCTATTTGTTATGAGCACATACttgtcataattttaagaaaatgatagTTTAGGCATAATAATGCTGCTAAAAATAATGCTCTTGTGCATACCAACAAGTTATACCCTCAAATCTTCAACCTTAGGCAAGTTTAAGAGAATTTCCTAGACTGGACACTAATATACTTAATTTAATTTTGGCTTCGTTTTGGGCTTTCACACAGATTCTGAATGAGGCTGAACTGAAAATTTATTCTTCCTACTttgtattttcccatttttatctctctctatatattttattttgataaaactgttagTTGGGGAGGCATAATATAATTGGGGGATGAAGGCAATGGCCAGCCAGAATTATGAAGATGAAAAtttggattaaaaacaaaagatcatTTGCACAATTTCTGTTTGGCAATTTGTTCTATGTCCACATTTCCATTTCTGGAAGTACTAAAAATAGTAACAGCAACGACagccagcatttattgagcatttatatACTCTGTGCTGCAGGCTGTTCCAAATGCTTTACTCTTTAAATCTTCATTTAACTCATTAAATCTTCATCTCAACCCTCTGATGGAATGAAGACAAGTTTTCCTAGTGGCAGAGAAAGAATTTGATCCCAGAATGTCTGGCTTTGGAGCCCAAACTCAACAGCTCCTTCGCACTCAAGTATTAGGTTGACATAACATACATAATCATTTATATGATCTTTTTGGTAGATGTCAAACCCAAATACCCTATCATTTCATTTGGAAGACAAAGTCTGAAATGAATACCTTCCTATACTCCACTATGCCTTTTGGTAGAGAAAGGCATGAAATGTTGTGTGTGAGCAACACTCTCTATTATACGGTGTGCACAGTCAGCCGCACTGCATTTTGACACACCCTTAATCTTCACAGCTTGCAGGTACTGACACTCTCTCTAGACCATAGATCAAGCTGCTTTCATTTTCAGTTCATATAACAAACACCATATAACAAAAATTTAACACCCTGGGTTGAGCTCCTAACCGAGTTCCTTCTTCATTGGAAGTTTAAAAGCAAAACGTCTAAAATTCAAACATGATGTGGATTACAGAAATACTTTGAAGCTGTTCTTGTGCGTTCTGCGAGGGAGCTGCCACTATGACCCAGTAAgtactattaaatatatttatactgtTTGTTCACCAATGCTGTGGCGCTTGTGCATTTTAGCTGATTAATTAGGCGTTCCTGTGCAGGGTCAGATCTAAGCAGAGACGTGTGGAGCATCGGTGTGACTGGAAATAGACCCAAACACACTGTCACACAGCCAGACACAACTTTATCCCCGCTCTTGCTGTTCGGGGTGTCAGGCAGATTACTCTAATGGTTCAGCCGAATATTTTTGGCAAGAATGTGAAATAGAAGCCCCAgtttggggaagggggaggaaggctGGCAGGAAAACGCCTTTATAATGGATGATCTACTGTACCATCTGTGTCTGGAGGTATTTAAGGGTTTTATTTTGACTTCAACATCTGacatcatgatttttaaaaaagacgtGGAAACAGACATATTATTAGTTACTTAAGACTCTTGCTTCAGTCCACATATCATGTTAATCCTGCTTACTCTACAATGACTCCCCTGGACACTTATTTGACTCCCTTGATTCTAAAaggcaaaaacacacacatcagcTGTCATGGTCATGTCCATTTTTTCTCCTACAATAAGCTGTCTGTTCCACAGCATGGTTACTAAAAGCTAATATTAATTCAGTATTGAAAGTGGAAACCTAGGGAGATATAAAAGATATTTCAGTCCATTTCAGCCACTACTACTTTTAGGCTATgaagcagcgattctcaacctgtgggtcgcgacccctttagcggtcgagcgaccctttcacacgggtcgcctaagaccatcctgcatatcaggtatttacattacgattcataacagtagcaacattacagttaggaagtagcaacgaaaataattttatggttgggtcacaacatgaggaactgtatttaaaaggccagaagctTGAGAAGCACTGCAtataaagagaaacagaaagactCTGAAATTCTTGTTAATGGCTTACTTACAGTTAAGTCTAAAACATTGGACATTTTCACATTACAATTAAATTTAATGCATATTAGGGCCCTGAccgggtaactcagttggttaaagtgtcatccctatatgccaaggttgcaggttcgatccccggtcagggcacatacaagaatcaatcaatgaatgaataaataagtggaacaacaaatcaatgtttctctttctcccctttcctctctctctaaaatcaatcaatcaaaataaatttaaatgtaatctACATCACACAAATCACACGAAGCATTTACACTCGTTTTGCATGTAGCCTTTCGTCAGAGTTGAGAATATGTTTGCAGTGGCCTCCCAAACCTCACACTACGGTTTAGCACATCAACAAAGGAAACCACATTCAACATGCTACTAGCACAACCACCAATGACAACAACAGTGACCCTGTGCTCACCACATGCCAGGGACCAACACAGTGACAACCTTCTAGGATGGGAGCCCTTCCAGTCCCCACTTTACAAGGCCCTGTGAGGAAGGCTGACTTTGCTTCCCCAGGTCAGGCTGGTTCGTGAGGCCAGGACAGCCAGGAACGAAGCCCCGTCCGGGGCGGATAGTATGCATTCTTAGAGACACACAACACTGATAACAAGGGAAGTCCTTTTACTGAGGCGTCCAGGGAAGTATTATGCCACCGAATCTTCCAGGGTAATTTCTCAATTATtaatgtcaattaaaaaaaaaatcaggaggtGAGTAGGAATCCCAATGAATAAGGGTAAGGATGAGGAAGACAAAAATGTAAGCACCTATCAAAACAAACAGTGGGCTAGGGCTCCCTTCTCTCAGAGTTCTGGCTTATCAGAGAGGCCTTCCTGGGCCACCCCACCTCAAACAGCCCCCACTCAGACCACCACCACTCACTATTCCTGTAACTGGAGTTCTTTTCTTCATAGCACATACCACCACCTGACATGGGTTAGGTCTATTGTTTAGTGTCTGTGCCCCCAAACTGGAATGTTAGGACAGGAGCTGACACCTGTGCTTGAAACAGAGCAGGAACTCAATCATTATTTGCTGGAGTAATATGAATTAATGGAGTCTCCCTCCCCTCATAAAAAGTTTCAATATTTTCtaccagtattttttttaatcaacaatATACTggtaaaaatagtaataataatatactGGTAGTTGGGGTTACAAACATGAAAGGACCTTTTTTAAGCCTGCCTAAATTAAATGAACAAGTAAATGAATAACTGGAAGACATCATATCAACCCAGCAGTCCCAGGAGACAGCCCCTAGGCCAGCCAGCATTagtttacttttcttcttctagCCTGAGTCCTCAGGCAGAGGCCAAAGACGCTACCAATGAGAAACAGCAGATTTAGCCACGGTTTTCCATCATTCTATCAAATTACCACTCTAAAGCTTTCTCCAGGGTTCTAGCATTTTAGAACGGCTCTAGAAGTATAGTCCCCACCCTTCCTCATCCCCGGGTCCCGCAGAGCGCTACCTACCTGCGACTTTACCCAGACTCATTTTGGGGAAGTCGGGGTTCCTCAGCTCTTCGGTGCTTGCAGACTTCATGACAGAATTGATGGATGACAGGGTGCTGATGAGCTGCGAGTTGAGAGAGCCAATCTGCGAGTGAGGTTCCCCAAAAGCTTCCGCCAGTTCACTATAGTTCTCAGCCAGCAGCGTCTGCTGTTCCGTCAGCAGCTTCTGGACGCGCTCAATGTAGTGATCCAAGCCGGTCATCATTCCGGAAGGAGCCTGGGGCTGCGAGCCCTCCAAGAACTCTCCTACAGGCTCATCCCCGACACCTACGCTCCTCCTGCTGGCCATCAGCCCCACAGTCAACTGGGGAGGCCCACATGCGATGGTCCTCATTTTGAGACCAACCAGGTAGTTGTCATTAATATTTATCTGGCCCACGCCGGACTCTTTGGTCTTCACAGCTGATGGCCGGTCAAGCCCGGAACTGCCAGAGAGCACCGTGCCAACTCCGATGGACCGAGTCTTGGTGGAGGGGTTAATGTCCCTGACACGGCCTTCTCCTACGGCCACGGTCCGCGTTTCCACAGTCCCGGTGCTGGTCTGCTTGTCCAAAGTGCTGAGGGAAGTGTTGGTGCAGGACTCGACGAGGGTGGCCGTCTCGGTGTTGGTGGACTGGTTCAGCTGCTCCAAAGCCGTGCTGGTGTGCTGGCTGGTGGTGTGAGGCACCGCCATGACAGCAGCCTCCGCCTGGCCCGCGGGCTCCGTGCTCACGCTCCGGGAGGTGCACTCCTTCGGCGGGCAGACAATCACATCGATGGAACAGTCCCCACAGCCGATCGATCGCACTTCTTTGAGATTCAGGTTGGTCTTGAGCAGCGTCAAGTCGTTTACAGATTCTTCCGTGTTGCTGCCTGTTTCACAGACACTGGTTTCCACACCCACGCTCTTATCGCACGTCTCCACGGCCCTTCCAGTGCACTGGTCACGCATTTCCACCCTTTCTTTAACAATCCACCAATTCATGGGCAGCTCCGGCCCCGTGACTTTATTCTCACAGTGGGGCCGGCAGGAGATGCCTACGCTACTTGTTTGCACAGAGGTCCCAACACACGAGTCAACGACGTCCACGTGACGGCCAACCATCTGGTCTCTCGTCGGCACGATGGCCTCCACCATCTTGCTGAAGACAAGCGGCTGGGCCATCACGGCTTTATCGATTTTCTTCCTCGATCCAGCAGCCTGCAGCTCTTGCTTGAGCTTAGTCATCTCTCGGTCATGGGTGGTTTCTTTGAGCTGGACTTCCAGGCGGTAGATCTTTTCCTTTAAGGCTTCTATGGTCTGCTGTTGCAGCTCAATTTCTTTGTCAGCTTCGGTAGTCACCCCAAGCATGGCCTCTGTCACACTGACCCCAGAATCCCTCGTCTCCGTGACTGTCCCCACAGCAGCATCCTTCCAGGACCTGGAGCCTCTGTGGTACACAACAATGTCATGCATGTTCTCGTCGGCACCGGCAGCCACGGACCGATGCTCTCGAGGCCGACACTCCCCGTTCTCCCTGAGCTCCGAGGGGGCCTCATAGCTGCTGCTCTGGATCTTCTGCTCCAGGGCCTGCATGTCTGCTGTGAGCTGCCGGAACTCTCTTACCCTCTGTGTGCTCTGCTCTAcgctctctatctcttcctcttcataGTCAATGTATAGTTCCCCGCCACTTCTCGGGCCCTTGGAGAGCCGTTCCAGCTGCGACGCATTCCCAGCACTATAGGATCGCTTCCTCACACCACTGATGTCGTTCTGGGATGCAGCTCTTTGGTTTTTCAGCTTTGAGGCCAACTGCCTTTTCTCCTCTTGCAACACAGAGATCTTTACCTGGAGCACAGGGATTGTTCGTACCTGTTCCTCAAGCTCCTTCAGGCGCTTCAGGGCAATGGCCATCTGCTCCCGGATGTGCTGCAGGTGCACGGGGCTCACGTTGGTCACAGGAGTGGAGATCCCTGAGCTCAGGGGGCTGTGGCGGATAGAGCTCCCCATGGAAGAGGTGGTGGCTGCAGCTGGGGCATAGCCAGTATAATCCCCGTTGCCTTGGTAACCATTCTGAAACTGGTGCATGACAGGATTGTGGTTTCCAGAACCCATGAAGGAGGAGAGCGAGCCTGTGGAGCCCATGCCTCCAaaactggccagcctgggccttcGGAAGTCACCCGGCATCGCCTGCATGGTGACCCTCTCCTGCTCCAGCCTTCTCCGGGTCTCCATCAGTGTCTTGGTGACATGAAGGTTGTGCTTCGGAAGTTGTGGTGAGGGTGGTGGCAGCTGTCGACTTTCTGGGATGGTAAGGAAAGTGGGTGAGATGTCCAGAGGGGTGGGTAGCCTTGCGACGGGAGTCGATGTAACTTGGCTTCTGGCTAGGAGGAAGCTGGGGCACTGCCTGTTGTCATCGCTATTGGAAGATGACAGAGATTCGGTGGAAGTCCACACACCCTGCTGGCCAGGCGGGGGCCTGCTTTCTGGACATGGCACAGATGGCTTCCGCCTCTTCTGGATGTTCAATTTCTTGATGGTGTTTCCTTTCTGTATGTCATCCACGTACTTGAGGAAATCTAAATCTAGTTGATAACCATAGGGAGTCTCCACAAAATAAGGATCTCTCTGTTCCTTGTCATGGTCCCCATTTAGAACATCATCTGCTTTTCctgtgggagaaagaaaagacaatcTTTTAATGCTATGGGATACACATAATGGCAAAAGCTAACGTGTGTGGGTGTTGCAGTGTGGCAAGCTGGTAttatttaaccagttaactgccacggtATTTTGAATTTAAGTAAAAAAGGTCTGCCGCTTgcatctatagacgcttatggcatgCACATGGTTAAGAGTTGACAGACCTATGTTCGAATCCTGGATCTATAACTTTACAGCTGGGTGAGCTAATAAACTGTTGGGAACTTCAGtttcccctcccccgctccccttcccccagcaaaaaaatgaaaataccagCATTTAACtcataaagctgttaaaaagaaTGTAATGAGATAATGATTTTAAAGAGCCAAGAACACAGCAAGTCATTactaaatattgttattttttaaaagaatcattaaAAGACTTAAAAGCATTTTCAAGTAGATAAGTTGTTTTGTTGTATACAGTCCCTTGAAGTAGGACAGCAGTCACT contains:
- the KANK1 gene encoding KN motif and ankyrin repeat domain-containing protein 1 isoform X2, encoding MAHTTKVNGCASGKADDVLNGDHDKEQRDPYFVETPYGYQLDLDFLKYVDDIQKGNTIKKLNIQKRRKPSVPCPESRPPPGQQGVWTSTESLSSSNSDDNRQCPSFLLARSQVTSTPVARLPTPLDISPTFLTIPESRQLPPPSPQLPKHNLHVTKTLMETRRRLEQERVTMQAMPGDFRRPRLASFGGMGSTGSLSSFMGSGNHNPVMHQFQNGYQGNGDYTGYAPAAATTSSMGSSIRHSPLSSGISTPVTNVSPVHLQHIREQMAIALKRLKELEEQVRTIPVLQVKISVLQEEKRQLASKLKNQRAASQNDISGVRKRSYSAGNASQLERLSKGPRSGGELYIDYEEEEIESVEQSTQRVREFRQLTADMQALEQKIQSSSYEAPSELRENGECRPREHRSVAAGADENMHDIVVYHRGSRSWKDAAVGTVTETRDSGVSVTEAMLGVTTEADKEIELQQQTIEALKEKIYRLEVQLKETTHDREMTKLKQELQAAGSRKKIDKAVMAQPLVFSKMVEAIVPTRDQMVGRHVDVVDSCVGTSVQTSSVGISCRPHCENKVTGPELPMNWWIVKERVEMRDQCTGRAVETCDKSVGVETSVCETGSNTEESVNDLTLLKTNLNLKEVRSIGCGDCSIDVIVCPPKECTSRSVSTEPAGQAEAAVMAVPHTTSQHTSTALEQLNQSTNTETATLVESCTNTSLSTLDKQTSTGTVETRTVAVGEGRVRDINPSTKTRSIGVGTVLSGSSGLDRPSAVKTKESGVGQININDNYLVGLKMRTIACGPPQLTVGLMASRRSVGVGDEPVGEFLEGSQPQAPSGMMTGLDHYIERVQKLLTEQQTLLAENYSELAEAFGEPHSQIGSLNSQLISTLSSINSVMKSASTEELRNPDFPKMSLGKVAALHASPPFSFLTGSNLEYTCRCGGLQSGGPLNTQTSRHGREVGFTEGEPICSQDTFPAQESTLSAVNLTDDQIAAGLYVCASHERTLKSIMKKKDGSRDSNGAKKNLQFVGINGGYETTSSDDSSSEESSSSESEDECDVIEYPPEEEEEDEEDEDTRGTAAGHHAVNVEGCETARVEDEMQVQECEPEKVEIRERYELSEKMLSACNLLKNNINDPKALTSKDMRFCLNTLQHEWFRVSSQKSAVPAMVGDYLAAFAAVSPEVLRHVINMADGNGNTALHYSVSHSNFEIVKLLLDADVCNVDHQNKAGYTPIMLAALAAVEAEKDMRVVEELFGCGDVNAKASQAGQTALMLAVSHGRIDMVKGLLACGADVNIQDDEGSTALMCASEHGHVEIVKLLLAQPGCNGHLEDNDGSTALSIALEAGHKDIAVLLYAHVNFAKAQSPGTPRLGRKTSPGPTHRGAFD
- the KANK1 gene encoding KN motif and ankyrin repeat domain-containing protein 1 isoform X3: METRRRLEQERVTMQAMPGDFRRPRLASFGGMGSTGSLSSFMGSGNHNPVMHQFQNGYQGNGDYTGYAPAAATTSSMGSSIRHSPLSSGISTPVTNVSPVHLQHIREQMAIALKRLKELEEQVRTIPVLQVKISVLQEEKRQLASKLKNQRAASQNDISGVRKRSYSAGNASQLERLSKGPRSGGELYIDYEEEEIESVEQSTQRVREFRQLTADMQALEQKIQSSSYEAPSELRENGECRPREHRSVAAGADENMHDIVVYHRGSRSWKDAAVGTVTETRDSGVSVTEAMLGVTTEADKEIELQQQTIEALKEKIYRLEVQLKETTHDREMTKLKQELQAAGSRKKIDKAVMAQPLVFSKMVEAIVPTRDQMVGRHVDVVDSCVGTSVQTSSVGISCRPHCENKVTGPELPMNWWIVKERVEMRDQCTGRAVETCDKSVGVETSVCETGSNTEESVNDLTLLKTNLNLKEVRSIGCGDCSIDVIVCPPKECTSRSVSTEPAGQAEAAVMAVPHTTSQHTSTALEQLNQSTNTETATLVESCTNTSLSTLDKQTSTGTVETRTVAVGEGRVRDINPSTKTRSIGVGTVLSGSSGLDRPSAVKTKESGVGQININDNYLVGLKMRTIACGPPQLTVGLMASRRSVGVGDEPVGEFLEGSQPQAPSGMMTGLDHYIERVQKLLTEQQTLLAENYSELAEAFGEPHSQIGSLNSQLISTLSSINSVMKSASTEELRNPDFPKMSLGKVAALHASPPFSFLTGSNLEYTCRCGGLQSGGPLNTQTSRHGREVGFTEGEPICSQDTFPAQESTLSAVNLTDDQIAAGLYVCASHERTLKSIMKKKDGSRDSNGAKKNLQFVGINGGYETTSSDDSSSEESSSSESEDECDVIEYPPEEEEEDEEDEDTRGTAAGHHAVNVEGCETARVEDEMQVQECEPEKVEIRERYELSEKMLSACNLLKNNINDPKALTSKDMRFCLNTLQHEWFRVSSQKSAVPAMVGDYLAAFAAVSPEVLRHVINMADGNGNTALHYSVSHSNFEIVKLLLDADVCNVDHQNKAGYTPIMLAALAAVEAEKDMRVVEELFGCGDVNAKASQAGQTALMLAVSHGRIDMVKGLLACGADVNIQDDEGSTALMCASEHGHVEIVKLLLAQPGCNGHLEDNDGSTALSIALEAGHKDIAVLLYAHVNFAKAQSPGTPRLGRKTSPGPTHRGAFD